A genomic region of Solanum dulcamara chromosome 2, daSolDulc1.2, whole genome shotgun sequence contains the following coding sequences:
- the LOC129877070 gene encoding uncharacterized protein LOC129877070 isoform X2 → MVWCNYFCDHCARFIQPYYYGDLVCCSLCGKVIHEDNFVKTMARQSKKIDPEIEKNYEEMVEEDTEYGENKNYTKIEEECNSRRVWCDYCVKSISPPQYFVNKICCSYCGKVLLEDNFHLMARQTWLWIEQ, encoded by the exons ATGGTTTGGTGCAATTATTTTTGCGATCATTGTGCAAGATTTATTCAACCCTATTATTATGGTGACTTAGT ATGTTGTAGTTTATGTGGGAAAGTCATTCATGAAGACAATTTTGTCAAAACTATGGCACGCCAG AGTAAGAAAATTGATCCTGAAATAGAGAAAAACTATGAAGAAATGGTTGAGGAAGACACAGAATATGGAGAGAATAAAAATTACACAAAGATAGAAGAAGAAT GTAATTCAAGAAGAGTTTGGTGCGATTATTGTGTGAAATCAATCAGTCCACCACAGTATTTTGTTAACAAAAT ATGTTGTTCCTACTGTGGAAAAGTCCTCCTTGAAGATAATTTTCATTTGATGGCAAGACAG ACATGGCTTTGGATTGAGCAATAG
- the LOC129877070 gene encoding uncharacterized protein LOC129877070 isoform X1 encodes MVWCNYFCDHCARFIQPYYYGDLVCCSLCGKVIHEDNFVKTMARQSKKIDPEIEKNYEEMVEEDTEYGENKNYTKIEEECNSRRVWCDYCVKSISPPQYFVNKICCSYCGKVLLEDNFHLMARQVCLNLMQININLFSNPC; translated from the exons ATGGTTTGGTGCAATTATTTTTGCGATCATTGTGCAAGATTTATTCAACCCTATTATTATGGTGACTTAGT ATGTTGTAGTTTATGTGGGAAAGTCATTCATGAAGACAATTTTGTCAAAACTATGGCACGCCAG AGTAAGAAAATTGATCCTGAAATAGAGAAAAACTATGAAGAAATGGTTGAGGAAGACACAGAATATGGAGAGAATAAAAATTACACAAAGATAGAAGAAGAAT GTAATTCAAGAAGAGTTTGGTGCGATTATTGTGTGAAATCAATCAGTCCACCACAGTATTTTGTTAACAAAAT ATGTTGTTCCTACTGTGGAAAAGTCCTCCTTGAAGATAATTTTCATTTGATGGCAAGACAGGTTTGTCTTAATTTGATGCAAatcaatattaatttattttcgaATCCTTGTTAG
- the LOC129877070 gene encoding uncharacterized protein LOC129877070 isoform X3 codes for MKTILSKLWHARSNDMLKMGAFISEIMSKKIDPEIEKNYEEMVEEDTEYGENKNYTKIEEECNSRRVWCDYCVKSISPPQYFVNKICCSYCGKVLLEDNFHLMARQVCLNLMQININLFSNPC; via the exons ATGAAGACAATTTTGTCAAAACTATGGCACGCCAG ATCGAATGATATGCTAAAGATGGGAGCTTTTATATCAGAAATAATG AGTAAGAAAATTGATCCTGAAATAGAGAAAAACTATGAAGAAATGGTTGAGGAAGACACAGAATATGGAGAGAATAAAAATTACACAAAGATAGAAGAAGAAT GTAATTCAAGAAGAGTTTGGTGCGATTATTGTGTGAAATCAATCAGTCCACCACAGTATTTTGTTAACAAAAT ATGTTGTTCCTACTGTGGAAAAGTCCTCCTTGAAGATAATTTTCATTTGATGGCAAGACAGGTTTGTCTTAATTTGATGCAAatcaatattaatttattttcgaATCCTTGTTAG